A region of Clostridium acetobutylicum ATCC 824 DNA encodes the following proteins:
- a CDS encoding 4Fe-4S binding protein codes for MPRRINKLDCVGCGTCQRVCIVGCITQEKDRKRLINESACVDCGACQYACPKKCISEH; via the coding sequence ATGCCTAGAAGAATTAATAAATTAGATTGTGTTGGGTGTGGAACTTGCCAAAGAGTATGTATTGTTGGGTGTATAACACAAGAAAAAGATAGAAAAAGATTAATCAATGAATCTGCATGCGTTGACTGTGGAGCTTGCCAATACGCTTGCCCTAAGAAATGCATATCCGAACATTAA